The Microcystis panniformis FACHB-1757 region TGGGCGTGTTTTTCGTCAGAATGTATCCTCAGAAACTACTTCTCATTCCCTAACAGATGATTTAAGCGATCTTGATCCTTGGACAAGAGACTTAGTGGGGGTTGTCGATTTAGAACCAGAAGACCCAAAAGAATCGTATATTGATTATTTAGTGGAGAAGTATCGGTGAAACGAGTCTTATTCGACAGTGATGTATTGCTAGATGTTTTGGGTAAGCGTGAACCACATTTTCCAGCATCTGTACAAGCATTAAATACAGTTAAAACAGGTAAAACTCAAGGATATATTTCTGGTCATGCCGTCACTAATATTTATTATATTTTGTCTAGATAAAATGGAAGAGAAAGCTCAAGAAAGTTGGTGATAAGTCTTCTAGAGAACGTAGGTTGGGTTGAAGCATGAAACCCAACACCCGCTCATGTTACCCTACCACTAACCCATCCTACAAACTTTTTGGCGCAAACCCTAACTAATGCTTCGGTAAACGTAAACCATCCGATCGCATGGGGATTAAAATCTGAGTTAAACTGCGTAATTGTTCGGCCGTTCCCATACAAATTAACAGATCTCCGGCCATTAATTCCGTATCGCCAGTCGGTCCCCCGATTAGCGTACCATCAGCGCGACGTATAGCCAAAACTAACGCCCCCGATCGAGATCTTAAATGTGCTTGACTAAGACTTAAACCCACACAGGGACAAGTCCTCGGATCGATTAAAAATTCTTCCATATAAAACGATCGATCGGTTCCGGTTAAAATACCATCGACAAAATCCATCACCTGGGGTCGTAGGGCTGCGGCCGCTAATCTTCTACCGCCGGTAATATAGGGAGATACTACCGCATCGGCCCCGGCCCGT contains the following coding sequences:
- a CDS encoding PIN domain-containing protein — translated: MKRVLFDSDVLLDVLGKREPHFPASVQALNTVKTGKTQGYISGHAVTNIYYILSR